A genomic window from Canis lupus dingo isolate Sandy chromosome 13, ASM325472v2, whole genome shotgun sequence includes:
- the CCDC166 gene encoding coiled-coil domain-containing protein 166, with protein MAPKKQRGASVGRRPGAGGDGAEPPLSERAQYLQREDTLLSEELGACQARVDQVLRDNAFLDAEALRLREENRLHASYASARSRRCPRAVVRLDEQHRADLTQLQGQRAELASLFRGREDGVRTQLLEREARAAQMARQVQELQPYKELQLEQLARIRALERELLHMRVEHTQLLRRVKRRFLEDKAAFEREARQRVQSLARRAEREAARALIAHTQAIRADNGRLRQELLRLLRWAQLLHHTRRQLLEQREQLRREHQDTRDLVRVHGWLRRGPDGPPLWQPPPASHPVSPAASTAPSLVASRAPSRAASQILSSLPSHVDSWIPSRAPLGAGSQAPSQPWRNVGARVPSLTLSLTPSRPGSLTPSLTPSHKGSRVPSLTPSHQGGRAQSLPSSRPGSQVSLWAPLAGASQSNTPAKSASGSGFSCPPVQGDRGH; from the exons ATGGCGCCCAAGAAGCAGCGCGGGGCCAGCGTGGGGCGCCGGCCGGGCGCGGGGGGGGACGGCGCTGAGCCGCCGCTGTCGGAGCGCGCGCAGTACCTGCAGCGCGAGGACACGCTGCTCTCGGAGGAGCTGGGCGCCTGCCAGGCGCGCGTGGACCAGGTGCTGCGGGACAACGCCTTCCTGGACGCCGAGGCGCTGCGCCTGCGCGAGGAGAACCGGCTCCACGCCAGCTACGCGAGCGCGCGCTCCCGCCGCTGCCCCCGCGCCGTGGTGCGGCTGGACGAGCAGCACCGCGCGGACCTGACGCAGCTCCAGGGGCAGCGGGCCGAGCTGGCCTCGCTCTTCCGCGGCCGCGAGGACGGCGTGCGCACGCAGCTGCTGGAGAGGGAGGCGCGCGCAGCGCAGATGGCGCGGCAGGTGCAGGAGCTGCAGCCCTACAAG gAGCTGCAGCTGGAGCAGTTGGCCCGCATCCGGGCGCTGGAGCGCGAGCTGCTGCACATGCGCGTGGAGCACACGCAGCTGCTTCGCCGCGTGAAAAGGCGTTTCCTGGAGGACAAGGCGGCCTTCGAGCGCGAGGCGCGTCAGCGGGTGCAGTCCCTGGCGCGACGCGCCGAGCGGGAGGCAGCGCGGGCGCTCATCGCGCACACGCAGGCCATCAGGGCGGACAACGGGCGCCTGCGGCAGGAGCTGCTGCGGCTGCTTCGCTGGGCTCAGCTGCTGCACCACACGCGGCGCCAGCTGCTGGAGCAGCGCGAGCAGCTGCGGCGGGAGCACCAGGACACTCGGGACCTGGTGCGCGTGCACGGCTGGCTGCGCCGGGGCCCTGACGGCCCGCCGCTGTGGCAGCCGCCGCCCGCCTCGCATCCCGTGTCCCCCGCCGCCTCCACGGCCCCGTCGCTCGTGGCCTCCCGGGCCCCGTCCCGCGCGGCCTCCCAGATCCTGTCATCGCTCCCGTCGCATGTGGACTCCTGGATCCCATCACGGGCCCCCTTGGGGGCGGGTTCACAGGCTCCATCCCAGCCCTGGAGGAACGTGGGCGCCCGGGTCCCATCCCTGACCCTGTCCCTGACCCCGTCCCGCCCGGGCTCCCTGACCCCATCCCTGACCCCGTCCCACAAGGGCTCCAGGGTCCCGTCATTGACCCCGTCCCACCAGGGTGGCCGGGCCCAGTCCTTGCCCTCGTCGCGCCCGGGCTCCCAGGTCTCTTTGTGGGCCCCTTTAGCTGGTGCCTCACAGAGCAACACTCCTGCTAAGTCGGCCTCGGGATCAGGCTTCTCCTGTCCCCCAGTCCAAGGAGACCGCGGACACTGA
- the PYCR3 gene encoding pyrroline-5-carboxylate reductase 3: protein MGGARSGRGEDMAAAAALGPGPLRVGFVGAGRMAEAIAQGFIRAGKVEAQHIVASAPSDRNLCHFQALGCQTTHSNQEVLQSCLLVFFATKPYVLPAVLAEVASVVTTEHILVSVAAGVSLSTLEELLPPTTRVLRVSPNLPCLVQEGSVVMARGRHAGSSEAKLLQTLLEACGQCEEVPEAHMDIHTGLSGSGVAFVCTFSEALAEGAIKMGMPSGLAHRIVAQTLLGTAKMLQQKEQHPAQLRTDVCTPGGTTIYGLHALEQGGLRAATMSAVEAATCRARELSKK, encoded by the exons ATGGGCGGGGCCAGGTCAGGCCGCGGTGAAgacatggcggcggcggcggcgcttgGTCCGGGTCCGCTCCGCGTGGGCTTTGTGGGCGCGGGACGTATGGCCGAGGCCATCGCGCAGGGCTTCATCCGAGCAG GAAAAGTAGAAGCTCAGCACATAGTGGCCAGTGCACCGAGTGACAGGAACCTCTGCCACTTCCAG GCTCTGGGCTGCCAGACCACCCACTCCAACCAGGAGGTTCTGCAGAGCTGCTTGCTGGTCTTCTTTGCTACCAAGCCCTATGTCCTGCCAGCTGTCCTGGCAGAGGTGGCCTCTGTGGTAACCACTGAGCACATCTTGGTGTCTGTGGCTGCTGGAGTGTCTCTGAGCACCCTGGAGGAG CTGCTGCCGCCGACCACACGGGTGCTACGAGTCTCACCCAACCTGCCCTGCTTGGTTCAGGAGGGGAGTGTGGTGATGGCGCGGGGCCGCCACGCTGGAAGCAGCGAGGCCAAGCTTTTGCAGACCCTGCTGGAGGCCTGCGGGCAGTGCGAGGAGGTGCCTGAGGCCCACATGGACATCCACACCGGCCTCAGTGGCAGCGGTGTGGCCTTT GTGTGTACCTTCTCCGAAGCCCTGGCCGAAGGTGCCATCAAGATGGGCATGCCCAGTGGCCTGGCCCACCGCATTGTTGCTCAGACCCTGCTG GGGACAGCCAAGATGTTGCAGCAGAAGGAACAGCACCCGGCTCAGCTGCGGACAGACGTGTGCACGCCGGGCGGCACCACCATCTATGGGCTCCACGCCCTGGAGCAGGGGGGGCTGCGGGCAGCCACCATGAGCGCCGTGGAGGCTGCCACGTGCCGGGCCAGGGAGCTCAGCAAGAAGTAG
- the GFUS gene encoding GDP-L-fucose synthase isoform X1 has product MSEPGGSVRILVTGGSGLVGRAIQKVVADGAGLPGEDWVFVSSKDADLTDAAQTRALFEKVRPTHVIHLAAMVGGLFRNIKYNLDFWRKNVHINDNVLHSAFEVGVRKVVSCLSTCIFPDKTTYPIDETMIHNGPPHNSNFGYSYAKRMIDVQNRAYFQQHGCTFTAVIPTNVFGPHDNFNIEDGHVLPGLIHKVHLAKSSGSALTVWGTGKPRRQFIYSLDLARLFIWVLREYNEVEPIILSVGEEDEVSIQEAAEAVVEAMDFHGEVTFDTTKSDGQFKKTASNGKLRTYLPDFRFTPFKQAVKETCAWFTHNYEQARK; this is encoded by the exons ATGAGTGAGCCTGGGGGGTCAGTACGAATCCTAGTGACCGGCGGATCTGGACTGGTGGGCAGAGCCATCCAAAAGGTGGTAGCAGATGGAGCTGGGCTGCCTGGAGAGGACTGGGTGTTCGTCTCCTCCAAGGACGCTGATCTCAC GGACGCTGCACAGACCCGAGCCCTGTTTGAAAAGGTGCGGCCCACACACGTCATCCACCTTGCTGCAATGGTGGGGGGCCTGTTCCGGAATATCAAGTACAACCTGGACTTCTGG AGGAAAAATGTGCACATCAACGACAACGTCCTGCACTCGGCCTTCGAGGTGGGCGTGCGTAAGGTGGTTTCCTGCCTGTCTACCTGCATATTCCCGGACAAGACCACCTACCCCATCGACGAGACTATG ATCCACAATGGGCCACCGCACAACAGCAATTTTGGCTACTCCTACGCCAAGAGGATGATCGACGTGCAGAACAG GGCCTACTTCCAGCAGCATGGCTGCACTTTCACTGCCGTCATCCCCACTAACGTCTTTGGGCCCCATGACAACTTCAACATCGAGGATGGCCACGTGCTGCCCGGCCTCATCCACAAGGTGCACCTGGCCAAGA GCAGCGGCTCTGCCCTGACGGTGTGGGGCACTGGAAAGCCACGGAGGCAGTTCATCTACTCACTG GACCTGGCCCGGCTCTTCATCTGGGTCCTACGGGAGTACAATGAAGTGGAGCCCATCATCCTGTCAG TAGGCGAGGAGGATGAGGTCTCTATCCAGGAGGCGGCCGAAGCCGTGGTGGAGGCCATGGACTTCCATGGGGAGGTCACT TTTGATACCACCAAGTCAGATGGACAGTTTAAGAAAACGGCCAGTAACGGCAAGCTTCGGACCTACCTGCCTGACTTCCGGTTCACACCCTTCAAGCAGG CTGTGAAGGAGACCTGTGCCTGGTTCACCCACAACTACGAACAGGCCCGGAAGTGA
- the ZNF623 gene encoding zinc finger protein 623 has translation MMEPPASESGAFPEPRLGGLLGNPERQNLRSCSPQEGSFRGVTVTHWKIQAGDAARASSKSGEGPVLSSNLLLLQRDLVEGEAHHCETCGKSFTFNSDLVRHQISHAGEKHYRCEQCGKSFSQSSHLAEHQRAHTGERLYVCNMCGKDFIHYADLAEHQRAHAGGKPFRCMQCGRAFHHSSDLVRHQRVHTRERPFECKECGKGFSQSSLLIRHQRIHTGERPYECNECGKSFIRSSSLIRHYQIHTEVKQYECKECGKAFRHRSDLIEHQRIHTGERPFECNECGKAFIRSSKLIQHQRIHTGERPYVCNECGKRFSQTSNFTQHQRIHTGEKLYECNECGKAFFLSSYLIRHQKIHTGERVYECKECGKAFLQKAHLTEHQKIHTGDRPFECKDCGKAFIQSSKLLLHQIIHTGEKPYVCSYCGKGFIQRSNFLQHQKIHTEEKLYECSQYGKDFTSTPNFKNNQGVHQEGLPLSKTPIHLGEKSASQGEHTDNIK, from the coding sequence ATGATGGAGCCCCCTGCCTCTGAGTCTGGGGCATTCCCTGAACCCAGATTAGGGGGACTTTTGGGAAACCCAGAAAGGCAGAATCTGCGGAGCTGCTCCCCTCAGGAGGGCAGTTTCAGGGGAGTGACCGTTACCCATTGGAAAATCCAAGCAGGAGATGCGGCTCGAGCGAGCAGTAAATCAGGAGAAGGCCCCGTTCTGAGCTcaaacctcctcctcctccagagaGATCTTGTGGAAGGGGAAGCTCACCATTGTGAGACTTGTGGCAAAAGCTTCACATTTAATTCTGATCTAGTTAGACATCAGATTTCTCATGCTGGGGAGAAACATTACAGATGTGAGCAGTGTGGGAAAAGCTTCAGCCAGAGCTCCCATCTTGCTGAGCATCAGAGAGCTCACACTGGAGAAAGACTCTATGTGTGCAACATGTGTGGGAAGGACTTCATTCACTATGCAGACCTCGCTGAGCACcagagagcacatgcaggaggAAAGCCATTCCGATGCATGCAGTGTGGGAGAGCCTTCCATCACAGCTCTGACCTGGTTCGGCACCAGCGAGTTCACACTCGAGAGAGGCCTTTTGAAtgcaaggaatgtgggaaaggCTTCAGCCAGAGCTCTTTGCTTATTCgccatcagagaattcacacaggaGAAAGACCCTATGAGTGTAATGAGTGTGGAAAATCCTTCATTAGGAGCTCAAGCCTTATTCGACATTATCAGATCCACACAGAAGTGAAACAGTATGAATGTAAGGAGTGTGGGAAGGCCTTCCGGCATCGCTCAGACCTCATTGAACATCAGAGGATTCACACTGGAGAGAGGCCCTTTGAATGTAacgaatgtgggaaagcctttattCGGAGTTCAAAGCTTATTCAACATCAGAGGATCCATACTGGGGAAAGGCCTTATGTGTGCAATGAGTGTGGGAAGCGCTTCAGCCAAACATCAAACTTTACCCagcatcagagaattcacactggagagaaactctatgaatgtaatgaatgtgggaaagctttctTTCTGAGTTCGTACCTTATTCGACACCAGAAAATCCACACTGGAGAGAGAGtgtatgaatgtaaggaatgtgggaaagcttttCTCCAGAAAGCCCATCTCACTGAACATCAGAAAATCCACACTGGGGATCGGCCCTTTGAATGTAAGGACTGTGGAAAAGCTTTCATTCAGAGCTCCAAGCTGCTACTACATCAGATTATTCATACTGGAGAAAAGCCCTATGTGTGTAGTTACTGTGGGAAAGGCTTTATTCAGAGGTCAAACTTTCTTCAACACCAGAAAATCCATACTGAAGAGAAACTCTATGAATGTAGTCAGTATGGGAAAGATTTCACCTCGAccccaaactttaaaaataatcaaggtGTTCACCAAGAGGGACTTCCCTTGAGTAAGACTCCCATACATTTGGGTGAGAAGTCTGCAAGTCAGGGGGAGCATAcagataacataaaataa
- the GFUS gene encoding GDP-L-fucose synthase isoform X2 translates to MSEPGGSVRILVTGGSGLVGRAIQKVVADGAGLPGEDWVFVSSKDADLTDAAQTRALFEKVRPTHVIHLAAMVGGLFRNIKYNLDFWRKNVHINDNVLHSAFEVGVRKVVSCLSTCIFPDKTTYPIDETMIHNGPPHNSNFGYSYAKRMIDVQNRAYFQQHGCTFTAVIPTNVFGPHDNFNIEDGHVLPGLIHKVHLAKSSGSALTVWGTGKPRRQFIYSLDLARLFIWVLREYNEVEPIILSGEEDEVSIQEAAEAVVEAMDFHGEVTFDTTKSDGQFKKTASNGKLRTYLPDFRFTPFKQAVKETCAWFTHNYEQARK, encoded by the exons ATGAGTGAGCCTGGGGGGTCAGTACGAATCCTAGTGACCGGCGGATCTGGACTGGTGGGCAGAGCCATCCAAAAGGTGGTAGCAGATGGAGCTGGGCTGCCTGGAGAGGACTGGGTGTTCGTCTCCTCCAAGGACGCTGATCTCAC GGACGCTGCACAGACCCGAGCCCTGTTTGAAAAGGTGCGGCCCACACACGTCATCCACCTTGCTGCAATGGTGGGGGGCCTGTTCCGGAATATCAAGTACAACCTGGACTTCTGG AGGAAAAATGTGCACATCAACGACAACGTCCTGCACTCGGCCTTCGAGGTGGGCGTGCGTAAGGTGGTTTCCTGCCTGTCTACCTGCATATTCCCGGACAAGACCACCTACCCCATCGACGAGACTATG ATCCACAATGGGCCACCGCACAACAGCAATTTTGGCTACTCCTACGCCAAGAGGATGATCGACGTGCAGAACAG GGCCTACTTCCAGCAGCATGGCTGCACTTTCACTGCCGTCATCCCCACTAACGTCTTTGGGCCCCATGACAACTTCAACATCGAGGATGGCCACGTGCTGCCCGGCCTCATCCACAAGGTGCACCTGGCCAAGA GCAGCGGCTCTGCCCTGACGGTGTGGGGCACTGGAAAGCCACGGAGGCAGTTCATCTACTCACTG GACCTGGCCCGGCTCTTCATCTGGGTCCTACGGGAGTACAATGAAGTGGAGCCCATCATCCTGTCAG GCGAGGAGGATGAGGTCTCTATCCAGGAGGCGGCCGAAGCCGTGGTGGAGGCCATGGACTTCCATGGGGAGGTCACT TTTGATACCACCAAGTCAGATGGACAGTTTAAGAAAACGGCCAGTAACGGCAAGCTTCGGACCTACCTGCCTGACTTCCGGTTCACACCCTTCAAGCAGG CTGTGAAGGAGACCTGTGCCTGGTTCACCCACAACTACGAACAGGCCCGGAAGTGA